Proteins encoded in a region of the Scrofimicrobium sp. R131 genome:
- a CDS encoding N-acetylmannosamine-6-phosphate 2-epimerase, giving the protein MDPLIESLRGRLVVSCQAYPGEALRHPETMAQMALAAEAGGAAAIRCQGLADISAIRGQVQVPVIGLWKDGHEGIYITPTLRHARSCAWAGADIVAVDATRRPRRDGLTYAETVARLHDDGILVMADCGSIADMEMAAEAGSDILSTTLAGYTGERAKTDGPDFEFLDQAVAQFPEFPVLCEGRVHTPAQAAEVIARGAWSVVVGTAITHPTTITQWFTAAL; this is encoded by the coding sequence ATGGATCCGCTGATTGAATCGCTCCGGGGCCGACTGGTGGTCTCCTGTCAGGCCTACCCCGGGGAGGCACTGCGTCACCCCGAGACGATGGCCCAAATGGCGCTGGCCGCCGAAGCCGGGGGAGCGGCCGCCATCCGCTGCCAGGGATTGGCCGATATTTCCGCGATCCGCGGTCAGGTGCAGGTGCCGGTAATCGGCCTGTGGAAAGACGGGCACGAGGGCATCTACATCACCCCCACCCTCCGCCACGCGCGTTCCTGCGCCTGGGCGGGAGCGGACATTGTCGCGGTCGACGCCACCCGGCGTCCCCGCCGCGACGGCCTCACCTACGCCGAAACCGTTGCGCGCCTCCACGACGACGGGATCCTGGTGATGGCCGACTGCGGTTCCATCGCCGACATGGAAATGGCGGCCGAGGCCGGCTCGGACATCCTGTCCACCACCCTGGCCGGCTACACCGGCGAGCGGGCCAAAACTGACGGTCCGGACTTCGAGTTCCTGGACCAGGCGGTGGCGCAGTTCCCCGAGTTCCCGGTCCTGTGCGAGGGGCGGGTCCACACGCCCGCGCAGGCGGCCGAAGTAATCGCCCGAGGCGCCTGGA